A genomic segment from Mycolicibacterium tusciae JS617 encodes:
- a CDS encoding cutinase family protein, which translates to MKRHHRLAALTTAPLVSATLLLNTAPAALAANCPAVQAIAVPGTTQTTPNADPNKPVGVLGDILEPLRKNSPVRLVTYYTPYPATIVGGTDGGGYRASKNAGIDATNARLKSVADACPSTVFILTGYSQGADVAGDVAAAIGNNRGVIPASRLLGVALVADPSQAPVGQPTIGLPDQGLGFAGVRSGGFGSLTQRNGLLSVCAPRDYYCNLPQGELVMRMIGHLGSQLDAADPSGSAKKLATLFMTGLVAPAAAAITQILKLVSDPNLIPNLISRGIAFAKALAQQLFWLAGPQVAAPAADLVNAVTNVISLVTSRSWAAIPAAITTIANRANAVGTALAQMKDRTTTINVSGFGPVGAGLAQPGVNIGNLATAVLNAISVATGGVGTQATGMFGPTFSQFSAANVAAALKRYAEFIKGGFHESYSKTPLDKAGHTGTQIVQRYFVNQINKLV; encoded by the coding sequence ATGAAGCGCCACCACCGGCTCGCAGCCCTGACAACCGCCCCGCTGGTCTCCGCGACACTGCTTCTCAACACCGCCCCCGCCGCCCTGGCCGCCAACTGCCCAGCCGTCCAAGCCATCGCCGTCCCGGGCACCACCCAGACCACCCCCAACGCCGACCCCAACAAGCCCGTCGGCGTGCTCGGAGACATCCTCGAACCGCTGCGCAAGAACTCCCCAGTCCGGCTCGTCACCTACTACACGCCCTATCCGGCGACCATCGTCGGAGGCACCGACGGCGGCGGCTACCGCGCCTCCAAGAACGCCGGCATCGACGCCACCAACGCCCGCCTCAAGTCCGTCGCCGATGCCTGCCCCAGCACCGTGTTCATCCTCACCGGATACAGCCAGGGAGCCGACGTCGCAGGCGACGTCGCCGCCGCCATCGGCAACAACCGCGGAGTCATCCCCGCCAGCCGACTCCTCGGCGTCGCACTCGTCGCCGACCCCTCCCAAGCCCCCGTCGGCCAGCCCACCATCGGCCTACCCGACCAAGGACTCGGTTTCGCCGGCGTGCGCTCCGGCGGCTTCGGATCCCTGACCCAGCGCAACGGCCTGCTATCGGTCTGCGCCCCCCGCGACTACTACTGCAACCTGCCCCAGGGCGAGCTGGTGATGCGCATGATCGGCCACCTCGGATCCCAGCTCGACGCCGCCGACCCCTCCGGCTCCGCCAAGAAGCTCGCCACCCTCTTCATGACCGGGCTCGTCGCCCCCGCGGCAGCGGCCATCACCCAGATCCTGAAGCTGGTCAGCGACCCCAACCTGATCCCCAACCTGATCTCCCGCGGAATCGCCTTCGCCAAGGCGCTCGCCCAACAGCTGTTCTGGCTCGCCGGCCCCCAGGTCGCCGCCCCCGCAGCCGACCTTGTCAACGCCGTCACCAACGTCATCAGCCTGGTCACCTCACGCTCCTGGGCGGCGATCCCCGCCGCCATCACCACCATCGCCAACAGAGCCAACGCCGTAGGCACCGCACTGGCCCAGATGAAGGACCGCACCACCACCATCAACGTCAGCGGCTTCGGCCCTGTCGGCGCCGGGCTCGCGCAGCCCGGCGTCAACATTGGCAACCTGGCCACCGCCGTCCTCAACGCCATCAGCGTCGCCACCGGCGGCGTCGGCACCCAGGCCACCGGCATGTTCGGCCCCACCTTCTCGCAGTTCTCCGCCGCCAACGTCGCCGCAGCACTCAAGCGCTACGCCGAGTTCATCAAGGGCGGCTTCCATGAGAGCTACAGCAAGACCCCCCTCGACAAGGCCGGCCACACCGGCACCCAGATCGTTCAGCGCTACTTCGTCAACCAAATCAACAAGCTCGTGTGA
- a CDS encoding type II toxin-antitoxin system Phd/YefM family antitoxin, with protein MKSYGVRELRQNASMVLREVAAGETVEITSNGHPVAQMIPAAHDPWTALIASREVTPARTGPASILSRPPRHYSPAPAPAAQQDLR; from the coding sequence ATGAAAAGCTACGGTGTCCGCGAACTACGACAGAATGCGTCCATGGTTCTGCGTGAAGTCGCCGCCGGCGAAACCGTCGAGATCACCAGCAACGGCCACCCCGTCGCACAGATGATCCCGGCCGCGCACGACCCGTGGACCGCCCTGATCGCCAGTAGGGAAGTCACCCCCGCCCGCACCGGACCGGCCAGCATCCTCAGTCGGCCACCACGCCACTACAGCCCCGCCCCCGCACCGGCCGCCCAGCAGGACCTCCGGTGA
- a CDS encoding type II toxin-antitoxin system VapC family toxin — MIYLDATAMMKLIAHAPESQALTQYLSAHTDTAWITCALTRAELLRATATLPAEATEHAHHVLAGIDTVGVTDRLLDAAVALTPAPDRTTDALHIASALSAGPRLRTLVTYDPDLARAATAHHITTVRPGGSP, encoded by the coding sequence GTGATCTACCTCGATGCCACCGCCATGATGAAACTCATCGCCCACGCCCCCGAATCCCAGGCCCTCACCCAGTACCTGAGCGCCCACACCGACACCGCCTGGATCACCTGCGCCCTGACCCGCGCCGAGCTGCTCCGCGCGACCGCCACCCTGCCCGCCGAAGCCACCGAGCACGCCCACCACGTCCTGGCCGGCATCGACACCGTGGGCGTCACCGATCGACTCCTCGACGCAGCCGTGGCCCTCACCCCCGCACCGGACCGCACCACCGACGCCCTGCACATCGCCTCAGCACTCAGCGCCGGCCCTCGGCTACGCACCCTGGTCACCTACGACCCCGATCTTGCGCGAGCCGCCACCGCCCACCACATCACCACCGTCCGCCCCGGAGGTTCACCGTGA
- a CDS encoding discoidin domain-containing protein — MTPDEPQTDQAWENRRLILASLAPRTATRPARRGAATDIDESLTDASGDPAKKPWLLTRGVRASGRAAAAGGRAFNKRVPRENRARVAVLTAAGIVVLLVALTGVNYLTTEVNPAAAPTNATAAPPPPPSQAPLRRDTILSGVTAKDVCPRDPLYSDSNRAFDGDFNTAWVCTRVKNQDGQQLQVDFGRQVTLTQIRAIGGFDATAPDGTDQWSKHQLVTKLEVWFPKDLRRDPVTIDTGGVRDWRFITLNPPATVSTLLIRVAETSDPPTPATSETTAPNPDEVTSVAMSEIQFIGIDGITAPTT, encoded by the coding sequence ATGACTCCTGACGAGCCGCAGACCGACCAAGCCTGGGAGAACCGGCGCCTGATCCTGGCCTCCCTCGCCCCACGCACGGCCACCCGCCCAGCTCGCCGCGGCGCCGCCACTGACATCGACGAGAGCCTCACCGACGCCAGCGGCGACCCCGCCAAGAAGCCGTGGCTGCTCACCCGGGGCGTGCGGGCATCCGGTCGGGCCGCGGCCGCCGGCGGGCGCGCGTTCAACAAGAGGGTGCCCCGCGAGAACCGGGCCCGCGTCGCCGTCCTCACCGCCGCGGGCATCGTCGTCCTGCTGGTCGCGTTGACCGGCGTCAACTACCTGACCACCGAGGTCAACCCGGCCGCCGCACCCACCAATGCCACCGCGGCGCCGCCCCCACCGCCCAGCCAAGCACCGCTGCGGCGCGACACCATCCTGAGCGGTGTCACCGCCAAGGACGTCTGCCCACGCGACCCGCTCTACAGCGATTCCAATCGCGCGTTCGACGGCGACTTCAACACCGCCTGGGTCTGCACACGCGTCAAGAATCAGGACGGCCAGCAGCTTCAGGTCGACTTCGGCCGCCAGGTCACCCTCACTCAGATCCGCGCGATCGGTGGCTTCGACGCCACCGCTCCCGACGGCACCGACCAATGGTCCAAGCACCAGCTCGTCACCAAACTCGAGGTGTGGTTCCCCAAGGACCTGCGCCGCGATCCGGTGACCATTGACACCGGCGGCGTCCGCGACTGGCGGTTCATCACCCTGAACCCACCCGCCACCGTCAGCACGCTACTGATCCGGGTCGCCGAAACCTCCGACCCACCAACACCGGCGACCAGCGAGACCACAGCACCCAACCCGGACGAGGTGACCTCGGTGGCGATGTCGGAAATCCAGTTCATCGGCATCGACGGCATCACCGCACCGACCACGTAG
- a CDS encoding FtsK/SpoIIIE domain-containing protein: MTDNNGFKARARKHQKATGDSYTRALRQVDRDRAASPTPDTTRTLLNLLQDCTADPAHPPLRVPLGQQPDGRPVWLDLREESDGGHGPHGIITGVGGAGKSVALASLVFAMCAQYTPDVVQVILADAQQHSAFHSFAGYPHVAATFTNLEDDAAAATEFVDSIRAAFDVRSRALRDVGMRIDGAPLGHISEYHDARRALGADLPALPYVIVVIDDVPALLRSNPDLKTHLDKLTRRGRAVGVHLVCTAGSHSAAFRTLVGENLTWRIAFQSATEAESRWAIGTTDAAHIPADRRGFGYFVPGPGAPPIPFQSFHPPRSVIAAAGRRLAGGGQ, translated from the coding sequence ATGACCGACAACAACGGTTTCAAGGCCAGAGCACGCAAGCACCAGAAAGCTACGGGGGACTCCTACACCCGGGCGCTCCGCCAGGTCGACCGCGACCGCGCAGCGTCACCGACGCCGGACACCACTCGCACGCTGCTTAATCTGCTCCAGGACTGCACTGCCGATCCCGCGCATCCGCCCCTGCGGGTTCCGCTCGGCCAGCAGCCCGACGGCCGCCCCGTGTGGCTCGACCTCCGCGAGGAATCCGACGGCGGCCACGGCCCGCACGGGATCATCACGGGCGTCGGAGGCGCCGGAAAATCCGTCGCCCTGGCGTCGCTTGTCTTCGCCATGTGTGCCCAGTACACGCCCGACGTCGTGCAAGTCATTCTCGCCGACGCGCAACAGCACAGCGCCTTCCATAGTTTCGCCGGCTATCCGCACGTCGCCGCGACATTCACCAATCTGGAGGACGACGCCGCCGCGGCGACTGAGTTCGTCGACAGCATTCGCGCCGCCTTCGACGTGCGCTCCCGCGCCTTGCGCGACGTCGGCATGCGCATCGACGGCGCACCCCTCGGTCACATCAGCGAGTATCACGACGCCCGCCGCGCTCTCGGTGCGGACCTGCCGGCGTTGCCGTACGTCATCGTCGTCATCGACGACGTTCCTGCCCTGCTGAGGAGCAATCCGGACCTCAAGACGCACCTCGACAAGCTCACGCGTCGAGGTCGTGCAGTCGGCGTCCACCTGGTGTGCACGGCCGGTAGTCACTCGGCGGCGTTTCGCACTCTCGTCGGCGAGAACCTCACCTGGCGCATCGCCTTCCAATCCGCCACCGAAGCCGAATCTCGATGGGCGATCGGCACCACTGACGCGGCGCACATCCCCGCCGACCGGCGTGGGTTCGGCTACTTCGTGCCCGGGCCAGGCGCGCCGCCGATCCCCTTCCAGTCCTTCCACCCGCCTCGCTCCGTCATCGCAGCAGCGGGGCGACGCCTCGCCGGCGGAGGGCAGTGA
- a CDS encoding AraC family ligand binding domain-containing protein, translating into MDFVELPRGDLDGDEHGSHGVEMCQLARMTAGAELRVHIAWCGPGGQLGRHRAGMHQLFAVVDGSGWVAGESGTRVPITQGQAATWLPGEMHESGSETGMVVAIVASAIPFAHPTS; encoded by the coding sequence ATGGATTTCGTCGAGCTGCCGCGAGGTGACCTGGATGGCGACGAGCACGGCAGCCATGGCGTCGAGATGTGTCAGCTCGCCCGAATGACCGCGGGTGCAGAGCTTCGGGTGCATATCGCTTGGTGCGGTCCTGGTGGGCAGCTGGGGCGTCACAGGGCCGGAATGCATCAACTTTTCGCGGTGGTCGACGGGTCGGGCTGGGTTGCCGGCGAGAGTGGCACCAGAGTGCCGATCACTCAAGGTCAGGCAGCCACATGGCTCCCGGGTGAGATGCATGAGTCCGGGTCGGAAACCGGGATGGTCGTGGCGATCGTCGCCAGCGCGATACCGTTCGCGCACCCCACGTCATGA
- a CDS encoding RNA ligase family protein has protein sequence MPPRRPRIAVRDPVFAPMLATLGTPRTGAGQAIEWKMDGQRATVVVDDEVTVFSRNGADVSRCFPELSGIAAAVGGRRVVLDGEIVALDGQGRPSFTQLQRRWPQQRRPGPELLREVPVRLCGFDVLAIDGRTITGEPYGQRRELLDALMVVEKSRVLTVPRAMVGVDPADALHAAETHGMEGILVKALDAPYLPGERSAFWVKQPVRASCELAIAGYWCAGGPGGRSKVGSLLMAGHDAAGDLVAIAQVGTGFSENTRSRLYALLHSIEQPTSPVANRVEIPGVRWVAARHVAEIAYREYVPGRWLRHTSFKGLRESADPARIRVPEYA, from the coding sequence GTGCCCCCTCGCAGGCCCAGGATCGCTGTGCGCGACCCCGTGTTCGCGCCGATGCTGGCCACCCTGGGCACCCCGCGGACCGGCGCTGGCCAGGCGATTGAGTGGAAGATGGATGGGCAGCGGGCCACCGTTGTGGTCGACGACGAAGTGACCGTGTTCTCACGCAACGGGGCCGACGTGTCTCGATGTTTCCCTGAGTTGTCGGGGATCGCCGCGGCCGTCGGTGGTCGTCGCGTGGTCCTCGACGGCGAGATCGTGGCCCTCGACGGCCAGGGCCGGCCGTCGTTCACCCAGCTGCAGCGCCGCTGGCCGCAACAACGCCGGCCGGGACCGGAGCTGCTGCGCGAGGTGCCCGTCCGACTGTGTGGCTTCGACGTTTTGGCCATTGACGGCCGCACCATCACCGGCGAGCCCTACGGGCAGCGCCGCGAGCTGCTCGACGCCCTGATGGTCGTCGAGAAGTCGCGGGTGCTGACCGTGCCCCGCGCCATGGTCGGCGTCGACCCGGCCGACGCGCTGCACGCCGCCGAGACCCACGGCATGGAGGGCATTTTGGTCAAGGCGCTCGACGCGCCCTACCTGCCGGGGGAGCGCAGCGCGTTCTGGGTGAAGCAGCCGGTCCGTGCGAGCTGCGAGCTGGCGATCGCCGGTTACTGGTGTGCCGGCGGGCCTGGTGGGCGCAGCAAGGTGGGCTCGCTGCTGATGGCCGGCCACGACGCCGCCGGAGACCTGGTGGCCATCGCTCAGGTCGGCACCGGGTTCAGCGAGAACACCCGCAGCCGTCTCTACGCGCTGCTGCACTCGATTGAGCAGCCGACGTCGCCGGTGGCCAACCGTGTCGAGATCCCGGGTGTTCGGTGGGTGGCTGCCCGCCACGTCGCCGAGATCGCCTATCGGGAGTATGTGCCGGGCCGCTGGCTTCGCCACACCTCGTTCAAGGGTCTGCGTGAGTCGGCGGATCCCGCCCGGATCCGCGTGCCCGAGTACGCATGA
- a CDS encoding serine/threonine-protein kinase: MIEVGSVVAGYRIERVLGTGGMGTVYLAKNPTLPRYDALKVLSPEMSRDRSFRERFTREADIVAQFDHPGIVSVYSRGETDGQLWIALQYVDGTDAEDALRAGAMTPHRAIHIVSEVAKALDYAHQRNVVHHDVKPANLLLSGEVGDGERVFLSDFGVARPIEDSDRAIDGAFTATLAYSAPEVINGLAVDGRADLYSLGCTLFRLLTGRQPFFEAGDAVGTVRAHLAQPQPRVSDHLPWATPDLDAVIARALAKDPAQRFGSAREFAAAAAAAVHQAAPPAGAAAPYRAMPDGPSARPRPTLPPPPPPPGYAGLAAEVPAGGQRFSGELPDFRPAQKVRRPRPQAPKVNPVVVLWSVAGVLTVAAGVLIAMLVMRESEPAPTAAPQPTATVDTAAQEELMGLLPAGYPSGSCDPSAAPAGARAVMTCAANTDADGPASGTFTLADDEAALQAAFGDVVSGSTTVVCPGNIQSPGAWRRNATPNIVAGTLYCGIDGDKAVIAWTTDSDLLLNVVQADRRAMESLYRWWSVHS; this comes from the coding sequence ATGATCGAGGTGGGGTCAGTGGTGGCGGGGTACCGCATCGAACGCGTCCTGGGTACCGGCGGCATGGGCACGGTCTATCTGGCGAAGAATCCGACGTTGCCGCGCTATGACGCGCTCAAGGTGCTCAGCCCAGAGATGTCGCGCGATCGATCGTTCCGCGAGCGGTTCACCCGCGAGGCCGACATCGTGGCCCAGTTCGATCACCCCGGCATCGTCTCGGTCTACTCCCGTGGTGAAACCGACGGCCAACTCTGGATCGCGCTGCAGTACGTGGACGGCACCGACGCCGAGGACGCGCTGCGCGCCGGCGCGATGACCCCGCACCGCGCGATCCACATCGTCAGCGAGGTCGCCAAGGCGTTGGATTACGCCCATCAGCGCAACGTGGTGCACCACGACGTGAAGCCGGCCAACCTGCTGCTCAGCGGGGAGGTCGGCGACGGGGAGCGGGTGTTCCTCAGTGACTTCGGCGTCGCGCGCCCGATCGAAGATTCCGACCGGGCGATCGACGGTGCGTTCACCGCGACGCTGGCCTACTCCGCTCCGGAAGTGATCAACGGGCTGGCGGTCGACGGGCGCGCTGACCTCTACTCGCTGGGGTGCACGCTGTTCCGTCTGCTGACTGGACGGCAGCCGTTCTTTGAGGCCGGGGATGCGGTCGGCACCGTTCGCGCGCACTTGGCGCAGCCTCAGCCCCGGGTCTCCGATCACCTGCCCTGGGCGACGCCGGATCTCGATGCGGTGATCGCCCGGGCGTTGGCCAAGGATCCGGCGCAGCGGTTCGGATCGGCGCGCGAGTTCGCCGCGGCAGCGGCCGCGGCGGTGCACCAGGCTGCGCCGCCAGCTGGCGCAGCGGCGCCGTACCGCGCCATGCCGGATGGTCCGTCGGCGCGGCCACGCCCCACCCTTCCGCCGCCTCCCCCACCTCCGGGCTATGCGGGGCTGGCCGCAGAGGTCCCCGCCGGCGGGCAGCGGTTCAGTGGTGAGCTACCCGATTTCCGGCCGGCCCAGAAGGTGCGCCGGCCGCGCCCGCAGGCCCCGAAGGTCAACCCCGTCGTGGTGCTGTGGAGTGTGGCGGGGGTCTTGACGGTGGCCGCCGGGGTACTGATCGCCATGCTGGTGATGCGGGAGTCGGAGCCGGCACCCACCGCCGCCCCGCAGCCCACGGCGACCGTCGACACCGCAGCCCAAGAGGAGCTGATGGGCCTGCTGCCGGCGGGCTACCCCTCCGGCAGCTGCGATCCGAGCGCGGCGCCGGCCGGGGCGCGGGCCGTGATGACGTGCGCGGCCAACACCGACGCCGACGGGCCCGCGTCGGGGACGTTCACGTTGGCCGACGACGAGGCGGCGCTGCAGGCGGCTTTCGGTGACGTGGTGAGCGGGTCGACGACCGTCGTGTGCCCCGGCAACATCCAGAGCCCGGGTGCGTGGCGGCGCAACGCCACCCCGAACATCGTCGCCGGGACGCTCTACTGCGGCATCGACGGCGACAAGGCCGTCATCGCGTGGACCACCGACTCTGACCTGCTGCTCAACGTCGTCCAGGCCGACCGCCGCGCCATGGAAAGCCTCTATCGCTGGTGGTCTGTGCACTCGTAA